In a genomic window of Xylophilus rhododendri:
- a CDS encoding Bug family tripartite tricarboxylate transporter substrate binding protein translates to MSRYPDPGRGRRAAVRTLARIGALCCLAGAAAGASAQAWPTRPIRLIVPAAPGGSADPLARLAAEELGRTLQQSVIVENRPGANGNLGSAFVVKSPADGYTLLFGWSGTVVTAATLYQSKPYNPQRDLDAIVTIGSVPNVILVHPSIPASTIPELTAYARQNPGQLNFGSTGSGSSYHLSGELYNKTQGVSMVHVPYTSPGAVLTDLMAGRLQLAFPGVVAAAPFVHDGKLRALAVMSDKRSSVLPEVPTTAEAGFPALTSDTWFGLFAPKNTPPEVRARINEAINNALKDPGFRGRLTTLGYTPLGGTQEQFAQTLGEDIRKWGEVVRFSGAKID, encoded by the coding sequence ATGAGCCGCTACCCAGATCCCGGACGGGGCCGCCGCGCCGCCGTGCGCACCTTGGCCCGCATCGGCGCGCTGTGCTGCCTTGCCGGCGCCGCCGCGGGCGCTTCCGCGCAGGCCTGGCCGACCCGGCCGATACGGCTGATCGTGCCGGCCGCCCCCGGCGGCAGCGCCGATCCGCTGGCCCGCCTGGCGGCCGAGGAGCTGGGGCGCACGCTGCAGCAATCGGTCATCGTCGAGAACCGGCCCGGCGCCAACGGCAACCTGGGCTCGGCCTTCGTGGTGAAGTCGCCGGCCGATGGCTACACGCTGCTGTTCGGCTGGTCGGGCACCGTCGTCACCGCCGCCACCCTGTACCAGTCCAAGCCCTACAACCCGCAGCGCGACCTGGATGCCATCGTCACCATCGGCTCGGTGCCCAACGTGATCCTGGTGCACCCCTCGATTCCCGCCAGCACCATCCCGGAGCTGACGGCCTACGCCCGGCAGAACCCCGGCCAGCTCAACTTCGGCTCTACCGGCAGCGGCAGCTCCTACCACCTCTCGGGCGAGCTCTACAACAAGACGCAGGGCGTCTCGATGGTGCATGTGCCCTACACCTCGCCCGGCGCGGTACTGACCGACCTGATGGCCGGCCGGCTGCAACTGGCGTTTCCCGGGGTGGTGGCGGCCGCACCCTTCGTGCACGATGGCAAGCTGCGCGCCCTGGCCGTCATGTCGGACAAACGCTCCAGCGTGCTGCCCGAGGTGCCGACCACGGCCGAGGCGGGTTTCCCGGCCCTGACATCGGACACCTGGTTCGGCCTGTTCGCACCGAAGAACACGCCGCCGGAGGTCCGCGCCAGGATCAACGAAGCCATCAACAACGCGCTGAAGGACCCGGGTTTTCGCGGCCGGCTGACCACCCTGGGCTACACCCCGCTGGGCGGCACGCAGGAACAGTTCGCGCAGACCCTGGGAGAAGACATCAGGAAGTGGGGCGAAGTCGTGCGTTTCTCCGGCGCCAAGATCGACTGA
- a CDS encoding cupin domain-containing protein, with amino-acid sequence MNHPADLPSLATRHCFSMRNLPLLDGGATMELLGLSPMLWAHSKVYSTGGENALHCHDTEDHVFLILQGEASFHFGDGSSAEVKAFEGVMVPHGTLYRFHAHEAAGNLVMFRVGAALVKDSSDLHPKFNIPKEALQNRSDSSGRAAPGDAKANGVAAQPTVFRPGAFFAPD; translated from the coding sequence ATGAACCATCCCGCCGATCTCCCCTCGCTTGCCACCCGGCATTGCTTTTCCATGCGAAACCTGCCGCTGCTCGACGGCGGCGCCACCATGGAGCTGCTGGGCCTTTCGCCCATGCTGTGGGCGCATTCCAAGGTCTATTCGACCGGCGGCGAGAACGCGCTGCACTGCCACGACACCGAGGACCATGTCTTCCTCATCCTGCAGGGCGAGGCGAGTTTCCATTTCGGCGACGGCAGCTCGGCCGAGGTGAAGGCCTTCGAGGGTGTGATGGTTCCGCACGGCACGCTCTACCGCTTCCATGCCCATGAGGCGGCCGGCAACCTGGTGATGTTCCGGGTGGGCGCCGCGCTGGTGAAGGACTCCTCCGACCTGCATCCCAAATTCAACATCCCCAAGGAGGCCCTGCAGAACCGCAGCGACAGCAGCGGCCGCGCGGCGCCAGGCGATGCCAAGGCCAACGGCGTGGCCGCGCAGCCCACCGTGTTCCGCCCGGGCGCCTTCTTCGCACCCGACTAA
- a CDS encoding ferritin-like domain-containing protein, whose translation MIDFPDSPLSMLKRRSDKLKERRMFFRKTSGFAAGVAGGAILTACGGGGGNSVAADGPTDPEILNFALNLEYLEAQFYLYATTGAGLPDSATTGAGTRGTVTAGAAVPFSDPLVAAYAKEIAADELAHVLFLRSALGSSAVAMPSIDIGGTNPNGAFSKAAQAAGLVAAGTAFNPYANDINFLLGAFIFEDVGVTAYKGASPLISNKTYLEAAAGILAAEAYHAGLVRTVLYSKGVDAQTAAGKISDARDSLDNSIDDDQGIAPDASGASNIVPLDANGIAYSRSPGDVLNIVYLNPGAVNSGGFFPAGLNGSLVLSSAFA comes from the coding sequence ATGATTGACTTTCCCGATTCCCCCCTGTCCATGCTGAAGCGCCGTTCCGACAAACTCAAGGAACGCAGGATGTTCTTTCGCAAGACCAGTGGTTTCGCTGCCGGCGTAGCTGGCGGCGCGATTCTCACCGCGTGTGGCGGAGGCGGAGGCAACTCCGTGGCGGCCGATGGTCCGACCGACCCGGAAATCCTCAACTTCGCCTTGAATCTGGAATACCTCGAAGCGCAGTTCTACCTCTACGCCACGACGGGCGCGGGCCTGCCCGATTCGGCCACCACGGGCGCCGGAACCCGGGGTACGGTGACCGCTGGCGCGGCGGTGCCCTTCAGCGACCCCCTGGTCGCCGCTTATGCCAAGGAGATCGCAGCCGACGAATTGGCCCATGTGCTGTTTCTGCGGTCCGCACTCGGCAGTTCCGCGGTGGCCATGCCCAGCATCGACATCGGCGGTACCAATCCGAACGGGGCCTTCTCCAAGGCCGCGCAAGCCGCTGGCCTGGTCGCTGCCGGCACCGCCTTCAATCCTTACGCCAACGACATCAACTTCCTCCTCGGGGCCTTCATCTTCGAGGACGTGGGTGTGACGGCGTACAAGGGCGCATCGCCGCTCATCAGCAACAAGACCTACCTCGAAGCGGCAGCCGGCATCCTGGCTGCCGAGGCCTACCATGCCGGCCTGGTCCGGACGGTGCTGTACTCGAAGGGCGTGGACGCACAGACGGCGGCCGGAAAGATTTCCGACGCGCGAGACTCCCTCGACAACTCCATCGACGACGACCAGGGGATTGCGCCCGACGCGTCGGGCGCGTCGAACATCGTGCCCCTGGATGCCAATGGCATCGCCTACAGCCGCAGCCCGGGCGACGTGCTCAACATCGTCTACCTGAATCCGGGCGCGGTGAACAGCGGAGGCTTCTTCCCTGCGGGGCTCAACGGCAGCCTGGTTCTGAGCAGCGCTTTCGCATGA
- a CDS encoding GntR family transcriptional regulator, producing MPRPAPSTPPAPARKTPRARAPAQLTRSVGEPLWRQLVQSLRADILRGVYRVGTQLPTEDELAGKFAVSRHTVREALRQLRVDGLVSSRQGSGTTVMPPPPATHFNVHRVASIDELIAYATESRYVVERSELIDGRDPALELPAPGPWLQLQGFRYHQDQDPAQGDQPICWTEVFVAREYAGVERLMNRQRGPIWQLIEDMFGERLVEVEQTLRVCPVPAHVHAGLQLEAGASVVEVRRVYRTSRGQVAEVSVNLYPAEKFRFTMKLQRA from the coding sequence ATGCCCAGACCCGCCCCCTCCACCCCACCGGCACCCGCCAGGAAAACCCCGCGCGCCCGCGCCCCGGCCCAGCTCACGCGAAGCGTGGGCGAGCCGCTCTGGCGCCAGCTGGTGCAGTCGCTGCGGGCCGACATCCTGCGTGGCGTCTACCGGGTGGGCACCCAGCTGCCGACCGAGGACGAGCTGGCCGGCAAATTCGCCGTCAGCCGCCACACGGTGCGCGAGGCCCTGCGGCAGCTGCGGGTGGACGGCCTGGTGTCCTCGCGCCAGGGCTCCGGCACCACGGTGATGCCGCCACCGCCGGCCACCCACTTCAATGTGCACCGGGTGGCCTCGATCGACGAGCTGATCGCCTATGCCACCGAAAGCCGCTATGTGGTGGAGCGCAGCGAGCTGATCGACGGCCGCGATCCCGCCCTGGAGTTGCCCGCCCCGGGACCCTGGCTGCAGCTGCAGGGCTTTCGCTACCACCAGGACCAGGACCCGGCGCAGGGCGATCAGCCGATCTGCTGGACCGAGGTCTTCGTGGCCCGCGAATACGCCGGTGTCGAACGCCTGATGAACCGCCAGCGTGGACCGATCTGGCAGCTGATCGAGGACATGTTCGGCGAGCGCCTGGTCGAGGTGGAGCAGACGCTGCGGGTGTGCCCGGTGCCGGCCCATGTGCATGCCGGCCTGCAGCTCGAAGCCGGCGCCAGCGTGGTCGAGGTGCGGCGCGTCTACCGCACCAGCCGGGGGCAGGTGGCGGAGGTGTCGGTCAACCTCTATCCGGCCGAGAAGTTCCGCTTCACCATGAAGCTGCAACGGGCTTGA
- a CDS encoding enoyl-CoA hydratase/isomerase family protein: MNLSDEIRYELLEGRIALVTIDRPAQRNAINRGVVAGLREAWRRIGDDDSVRVAILTGSGDKAFCAGMDLKEAAALQLKVPPRDMLPVLGEVDFIDKPVIAAVNGGAYAGGWLFAQMCDLCIAAEHALFGITEARVGRGMPWAAPLIHMLPQRIVMELLLTGKPMTAQRLQGLGYVNEVVPAAQLQERALQMARDIADNAPLTVKAARELVYLSTEMGRSAALRAARHVFEGVYLSEDAQEGPRAFAEKRPPRWTGR; the protein is encoded by the coding sequence ATGAACCTGAGCGACGAGATCCGCTACGAGCTGCTCGAGGGCCGCATCGCCCTGGTCACCATCGACCGGCCGGCCCAGCGCAACGCCATCAACCGCGGCGTGGTGGCCGGCCTGCGCGAGGCCTGGCGCCGCATCGGGGACGACGATTCGGTGCGGGTGGCCATCCTCACCGGCAGCGGCGACAAGGCCTTCTGCGCCGGCATGGACCTGAAGGAGGCCGCCGCCCTGCAGCTCAAGGTGCCGCCGCGCGACATGCTGCCGGTGCTGGGCGAGGTGGACTTCATCGACAAGCCGGTGATCGCCGCGGTCAACGGCGGCGCCTATGCCGGCGGCTGGCTGTTCGCGCAGATGTGCGACCTGTGCATCGCCGCCGAGCATGCCCTCTTCGGTATCACCGAGGCCCGGGTCGGCCGCGGCATGCCCTGGGCCGCGCCGCTCATCCACATGCTGCCGCAGCGCATCGTGATGGAGCTGCTGCTGACCGGCAAGCCGATGACGGCCCAGCGCCTGCAGGGCCTGGGCTATGTCAACGAGGTGGTGCCGGCCGCGCAGCTGCAGGAACGCGCGCTGCAGATGGCGCGCGACATCGCCGACAACGCGCCGCTGACGGTGAAGGCGGCGCGCGAGCTGGTCTACCTCTCCACCGAGATGGGCCGCTCGGCCGCGCTGCGGGCAGCGCGGCATGTCTTCGAGGGGGTCTACCTCAGCGAGGACGCGCAGGAAGGCCCGCGCGCCTTCGCCGAGAAACGCCCGCCCCGCTGGACCGGCCGCTGA
- a CDS encoding class I adenylate-forming enzyme family protein — protein sequence MNIAEWLARTAAAAPDAPALLVGTEPAGSYRDFAARAAAVAAWLVREKAFRPGDRAAFFMGNRVEYLWLMYGVWFAGGVVVPVNAKLHWKEVGTIVEDSQAAVLFVEDASPAPLPAACGTHIVQLDELAALADAVGERPAAPVPRLDSDLAWLFYTSGTTGRPKGVMLSHGNLVAMSLSYLADVDEVSAADATLYAAPISHGAGLYNFVHVLRGARHVLPPSGGFDADEVLALARGCGRLSLFAAPTMVRRLTDAARRKGDAAEGLRTLVYGGGPMYLADIEEALEVFGPRFVQIYGQGESPMCITALSRDCIGGQGHPRWRERLGSVGRAQSCVEVAVVDTAGQPLAAGAIGEIVVRGATVMAGYWRNPAGTAAALREGWLWTGDLGTLDSEGFLTLIDRSKDVIISGGSNIYPREVEECLLLHPGVHEACAIGEPDREWGENVVAFVVARPGHALDDGLLEAHCLAHMARFKRPKRYRFVAELPKNHNGKIVKAELRAGMAAAPSAA from the coding sequence ATGAACATCGCCGAATGGCTGGCCCGGACGGCCGCCGCCGCGCCCGACGCGCCCGCCCTGCTGGTCGGCACCGAGCCGGCCGGCAGCTACCGGGACTTCGCCGCCCGGGCCGCCGCCGTCGCCGCCTGGCTGGTGCGGGAAAAGGCCTTCAGACCCGGCGACCGCGCTGCCTTCTTCATGGGCAACCGCGTCGAGTACCTGTGGCTGATGTATGGCGTGTGGTTCGCCGGCGGCGTGGTGGTGCCGGTCAATGCCAAGCTGCACTGGAAGGAAGTGGGCACCATCGTCGAGGACAGCCAGGCGGCCGTGCTGTTCGTGGAGGACGCCTCGCCGGCCCCCCTGCCCGCCGCTTGCGGCACCCACATCGTGCAGCTGGATGAGCTGGCCGCGCTCGCCGATGCCGTCGGCGAGCGGCCAGCGGCGCCAGTACCACGCCTCGACAGCGACCTCGCCTGGCTCTTCTACACCTCCGGCACCACCGGCAGACCCAAGGGCGTGATGCTGTCCCACGGCAACCTGGTGGCGATGTCGCTGAGCTACCTGGCGGACGTGGACGAGGTGAGCGCGGCCGATGCCACGCTCTACGCTGCGCCGATCTCGCATGGCGCGGGCCTCTACAACTTCGTGCATGTGCTGCGCGGCGCGCGCCATGTGCTGCCGCCCTCCGGCGGTTTCGATGCCGACGAGGTGCTGGCGCTGGCGCGCGGCTGCGGCCGCCTGTCCCTGTTCGCCGCGCCCACCATGGTGCGGCGGCTGACCGACGCGGCGCGGCGCAAGGGCGATGCGGCCGAGGGCCTGCGCACCCTGGTCTACGGCGGCGGCCCGATGTACCTGGCGGACATCGAAGAGGCGCTGGAAGTCTTCGGCCCGCGTTTCGTGCAGATCTACGGACAGGGCGAATCGCCGATGTGCATCACCGCCCTGTCCCGCGACTGCATCGGCGGGCAGGGCCATCCCCGCTGGCGCGAGCGGCTGGGCAGCGTCGGCCGGGCGCAGAGCTGCGTGGAGGTGGCGGTGGTGGATACCGCCGGCCAGCCCCTGGCCGCCGGCGCCATCGGCGAGATCGTGGTGCGCGGCGCCACTGTCATGGCCGGCTACTGGCGCAACCCCGCCGGCACCGCGGCCGCCCTGCGCGAGGGCTGGCTGTGGACCGGCGACCTGGGCACGCTCGACAGCGAGGGCTTTCTCACGTTGATCGACCGGTCCAAGGACGTGATCATCTCCGGCGGCTCCAACATCTACCCGCGCGAGGTGGAGGAATGCCTGCTGCTGCACCCCGGCGTGCACGAGGCCTGCGCCATCGGCGAGCCCGACCGGGAATGGGGCGAGAACGTGGTGGCCTTCGTCGTGGCGCGGCCCGGCCATGCCCTCGACGATGGCCTGCTGGAGGCGCATTGCCTCGCCCATATGGCCCGCTTCAAGCGGCCCAAGCGCTACCGCTTCGTCGCCGAACTGCCGAAGAATCACAACGGCAAGATCGTCAAGGCCGAGCTGCGGGCCGGCATGGCCGCAGCCCCTTCTGCGGCCTGA
- a CDS encoding acyl-CoA dehydrogenase family protein has translation MNFELSPEQESIRAAVKDLCARFPESYWRERDTDGVFPHAFYRAMGEAGWLGIAIPEAYGGAGLGVQEAALMMQTVAESGACLSGCSAVHINVFGLMPVAVFGTEEQKQRMLPPMARGEVKSCFAVTEPDAGLNTTRLKTRAVRQGDKYVVHGQKVWISTAQVADKMLLLARTTPEDELPPDRKSHGLSLFYTDLDRSRVDVRLIEKMGRKCVDSNELFIDGLEIPVQDRIGEEGKGFKYILHGMNPERILLAAEAVGVGRIALEKAAAYARERVVFDRPIGRNQSIQHPLARNWVELQAAELLTRQAAWLYDNGRDCGAEANAAKYFAAEAGFKACERAILTHGGMGYSKEFHVERYLREIMITRIAPVSAELILSHIAERVLGQPKSY, from the coding sequence ATGAACTTCGAACTGAGCCCCGAACAGGAGTCGATCCGCGCAGCGGTGAAGGACCTGTGCGCCCGTTTCCCCGAGTCCTACTGGCGCGAGCGCGACACCGACGGCGTCTTCCCCCACGCCTTCTACCGCGCCATGGGCGAGGCCGGCTGGCTGGGCATCGCCATCCCCGAGGCCTATGGCGGCGCCGGGCTCGGCGTGCAGGAAGCCGCGCTGATGATGCAGACCGTGGCCGAATCCGGCGCCTGCCTCAGCGGCTGCTCGGCGGTGCACATCAATGTCTTCGGCCTGATGCCGGTGGCCGTCTTCGGCACCGAGGAGCAGAAGCAGCGCATGCTGCCGCCGATGGCGCGCGGCGAAGTGAAGTCCTGCTTCGCCGTCACCGAGCCCGACGCCGGCCTCAACACCACCCGCCTGAAGACCCGCGCGGTGCGCCAGGGCGACAAGTACGTGGTGCATGGCCAGAAGGTCTGGATCTCCACCGCGCAGGTGGCCGACAAGATGCTGCTGCTGGCCCGCACCACGCCCGAGGACGAACTGCCGCCGGACCGCAAGTCGCACGGCCTGTCGCTCTTCTATACCGACCTCGACCGCAGCCGGGTCGACGTGCGCCTGATCGAGAAGATGGGCCGCAAATGCGTGGACAGCAACGAGCTCTTCATCGACGGCCTGGAGATTCCCGTGCAGGACCGCATCGGCGAGGAAGGCAAGGGCTTCAAGTACATCCTGCACGGCATGAACCCCGAGCGCATCCTGCTGGCGGCCGAGGCCGTCGGCGTGGGCCGCATCGCGCTGGAGAAGGCCGCCGCCTATGCCCGGGAGCGGGTGGTGTTCGACCGCCCGATCGGCAGGAACCAGTCGATCCAGCATCCGCTGGCGCGCAACTGGGTGGAACTGCAAGCGGCCGAGCTGCTGACCCGGCAGGCCGCCTGGCTCTACGACAACGGCCGGGACTGCGGGGCCGAGGCCAATGCGGCCAAGTACTTCGCCGCGGAGGCCGGCTTCAAGGCCTGCGAACGCGCCATCCTGACGCACGGCGGCATGGGCTACTCGAAGGAGTTCCATGTCGAGCGCTACCTGCGCGAAATCATGATCACCCGCATCGCGCCGGTGAGCGCCGAGCTGATCCTGAGCCATATCGCCGAACGGGTCCTGGGCCAGCCCAAGTCCTACTGA
- a CDS encoding Bug family tripartite tricarboxylate transporter substrate binding protein gives MHRRTLLRASALAAATSAAGLARAQNYPSRPITLIVPYAAGGNADFVARLFADALGRNIGQAVVVDNKAGGGGAIGAMQVIGSRPDGHTLLFSATSVFSVTPHLVKVGYGLHSARPVCLVSKTPMVLVVRKSSKYKTLADLLQGAKASPGGIPMGYGGLGTPNHLAMLMLEGIAGVQFNGVPYKGSGPMLQDMLAGQIELAADQYSTSRPYIESGDLLPLAVFGQRMAALPDVPSISSIGKEPYDVSTFLGLAAPLATPDAVVATVQKAAAKALEDAGFVASMAKLGAAVQPGQAADYERLLQGENEFIRQMVAAGRIRPE, from the coding sequence ATGCACCGTAGAACCCTGCTGCGCGCCAGCGCCCTGGCCGCCGCCACCTCGGCCGCTGGCCTGGCGCGGGCACAGAACTATCCCTCGCGCCCCATCACCCTGATCGTGCCCTACGCCGCCGGCGGCAATGCGGACTTCGTCGCCCGGCTCTTCGCCGACGCGCTGGGCCGCAACATCGGCCAGGCGGTGGTGGTGGACAACAAGGCCGGCGGCGGCGGCGCCATCGGCGCGATGCAGGTGATCGGCTCGCGGCCGGACGGCCACACCCTGCTGTTCTCGGCCACCAGCGTGTTCTCGGTCACGCCGCATCTGGTGAAGGTGGGCTACGGGCTGCACAGCGCCCGCCCGGTCTGCCTGGTCAGCAAGACACCGATGGTGCTGGTGGTGCGCAAGTCCAGCAAGTACAAGACCCTGGCCGACCTGCTGCAGGGCGCCAAGGCCTCGCCCGGCGGCATTCCCATGGGCTACGGCGGCCTGGGCACACCCAACCACCTGGCCATGCTGATGCTGGAGGGCATCGCCGGGGTGCAGTTCAACGGCGTGCCCTACAAGGGCTCCGGCCCCATGCTGCAGGACATGCTGGCCGGCCAGATCGAGCTGGCGGCGGACCAGTACTCCACCTCGCGCCCCTACATCGAATCCGGCGACCTGCTGCCGCTGGCCGTCTTCGGCCAGCGCATGGCCGCCCTGCCCGACGTGCCGTCGATCTCCTCGATCGGCAAGGAGCCCTACGACGTGTCCACCTTCCTCGGCCTGGCCGCGCCGCTGGCCACGCCCGACGCGGTGGTCGCCACCGTGCAGAAGGCCGCCGCCAAGGCGCTGGAGGACGCGGGTTTCGTGGCCAGCATGGCCAAGCTCGGCGCCGCGGTGCAGCCGGGCCAGGCGGCCGACTACGAACGCCTGCTGCAGGGCGAGAACGAATTCATCCGCCAGATGGTGGCGGCCGGCCGCATCCGGCCGGAATGA
- a CDS encoding acetyl-CoA hydrolase/transferase family protein: MARTLDLGALDLGEWVRPGDGIVFGQGTGEPLSLTERLVEQRQHYSGATVFFGTCFSHTFQAGHTDHLRFRGISGIGTMRRLVTAGALDPIPAHVSAVAGLIASGAVACDVVMLLVSPANEHGEHSFGLVNDYLRSAIARARVVIAEVSSQVPWTPCDRPLKADEITVAVFTDRAPLELPAAPFGELERSIARHIAELIPDRATLQMGIGGVPEAIVALLSDRRGLGVHSGMVGDSLVELMESGAVTNAHKGLDEGVTITGVLFGTPRLYRFAHRNTAIRLCPTRHTHHAATLARVRRLVAVNSALEIDLTGQVNAEAIGADYIGAVGGQVDFVRGAALSEGGVSIMALTATGKRGDSKLVARLSGPVTTARSDVDVVATEFGVAHLRGLGLRQRVRALAAIAAPQHRERLLAEARQVWGEP; the protein is encoded by the coding sequence ATGGCCCGCACCTTGGATCTCGGCGCACTCGACCTGGGCGAATGGGTACGCCCGGGCGACGGCATCGTCTTCGGCCAGGGCACCGGCGAGCCGCTCAGCCTGACCGAACGCCTGGTGGAACAGCGACAGCACTACAGCGGCGCCACCGTCTTCTTCGGCACCTGCTTCTCGCACACCTTCCAGGCCGGACACACCGACCACCTGCGGTTTCGCGGCATCAGCGGCATAGGCACCATGCGCAGGCTGGTGACGGCGGGCGCGCTCGATCCGATCCCCGCCCATGTCTCGGCCGTGGCCGGCCTGATCGCATCCGGCGCCGTGGCCTGCGACGTGGTGATGCTGCTGGTGAGCCCCGCCAACGAGCATGGCGAACACAGCTTCGGCCTGGTCAACGACTACCTGCGCAGCGCCATCGCCCGGGCGCGGGTGGTGATCGCCGAGGTCAGCAGCCAGGTGCCCTGGACACCCTGCGACCGGCCGCTGAAGGCCGACGAGATCACCGTCGCCGTGTTCACCGACCGCGCGCCGCTGGAACTGCCGGCCGCGCCCTTCGGCGAGCTGGAGCGCAGCATCGCCCGCCACATCGCGGAGCTGATCCCCGACCGCGCCACGCTGCAGATGGGCATAGGCGGCGTGCCGGAGGCCATCGTCGCCCTGCTGTCGGACCGCCGCGGGCTGGGCGTGCATTCCGGCATGGTCGGCGACTCGCTGGTCGAGCTGATGGAAAGCGGCGCGGTCACCAATGCCCACAAGGGGCTGGACGAAGGCGTGACCATCACCGGCGTGCTCTTCGGCACACCCCGGCTGTACCGCTTCGCCCACCGCAATACCGCCATCCGCCTGTGCCCCACCCGCCATACCCACCACGCAGCCACGCTGGCCCGGGTGCGCAGGCTGGTGGCGGTGAACTCGGCGCTGGAGATCGACCTCACCGGCCAGGTCAACGCCGAGGCGATCGGCGCCGACTACATCGGCGCGGTCGGCGGCCAGGTGGATTTCGTGCGCGGCGCGGCGCTGTCCGAAGGCGGCGTCTCCATCATGGCGCTGACGGCCACCGGCAAGCGCGGCGACAGCAAACTCGTCGCCCGGCTCTCCGGCCCGGTGACCACCGCACGCAGCGACGTGGATGTGGTCGCCACCGAATTCGGCGTGGCCCATCTGCGCGGCCTGGGCCTGCGCCAGCGGGTGCGCGCCCTGGCCGCCATCGCCGCGCCGCAACACCGCGAGCGCCTGCTGGCCGAGGCGCGGCAAGTCTGGGGAGAGCCATGA
- a CDS encoding amidohydrolase family protein, protein MSIATGRSLSEPDPPPDPQPHPPRGFTLPRGATDCHAHVVGPEGYIPQRSYTPHPAPAEAYLRMLDATGMDRGVLVQVSVHGSDNRLLMETLKQHPRRLRGIAVAPHDLPEAGWRALKESGVVGLRLNTTTGGGVGTAALEQYEAICLELGWHLQFLVEAAQIPALAPRIARLRVPAVFDHMGYVRPSMAGGEAARTLLQLVRDGAWAKLSGGFRISQSPAPYHDTVAFAAALAEAGPGRCVWGSDWPHVSFGGVMPNPGDLLDLLAQAVPDEAARQAVLVDNPARLYGFELAGTAQAADAASP, encoded by the coding sequence ATGAGCATCGCCACCGGCCGCAGCCTTTCCGAGCCCGATCCGCCGCCGGATCCGCAGCCCCATCCGCCGCGCGGCTTCACCCTGCCGCGCGGCGCGACGGATTGCCATGCCCATGTGGTCGGGCCGGAGGGCTACATCCCCCAGCGCAGCTACACGCCCCATCCGGCGCCGGCCGAGGCCTATCTGCGCATGCTCGATGCGACCGGCATGGACCGCGGCGTGCTGGTGCAGGTCAGCGTGCACGGCAGCGACAACCGCCTGCTGATGGAGACGCTGAAGCAGCATCCCCGGCGCCTGCGCGGCATCGCCGTGGCACCGCACGACCTGCCCGAGGCCGGTTGGCGGGCGCTGAAGGAGTCCGGCGTGGTCGGACTGCGCCTGAACACCACCACCGGAGGCGGCGTGGGCACGGCGGCGCTGGAGCAGTACGAGGCGATCTGCCTGGAGCTGGGCTGGCACCTGCAGTTCCTGGTGGAGGCGGCGCAGATCCCCGCGCTGGCACCGCGCATCGCCCGCCTGCGGGTGCCGGCGGTGTTCGACCACATGGGTTATGTGCGGCCTTCTATGGCCGGCGGCGAGGCGGCCCGCACCCTGCTGCAGCTGGTGCGCGACGGGGCCTGGGCCAAGCTCTCGGGCGGCTTCCGCATCTCGCAATCGCCGGCGCCCTACCACGACACCGTGGCCTTCGCCGCCGCCCTGGCCGAGGCCGGGCCCGGGCGCTGCGTGTGGGGTTCGGACTGGCCGCATGTGAGTTTCGGCGGCGTGATGCCCAACCCGGGCGACCTGCTGGACTTGCTGGCACAGGCGGTGCCGGACGAGGCGGCCCGGCAGGCGGTGCTGGTGGACAACCCGGCGCGGCTCTATGGCTTCGAGCTTGCTGGGACGGCGCAAGCGGCCGATGCGGCCTCGCCATGA